From the Butyrivibrio fibrisolvens genome, one window contains:
- a CDS encoding FtsW/RodA/SpoVE family cell cycle protein yields MMDAQERVRARFKKTYYVNYGLIFIVLFLLVFGLIMLLSTSSYEANLKFGNAWYYFKRQMISTAAGLLVMLVVSFWPNYKIYKKVTILAYGGACAAPFLVKTPLAYSANGATRWIKLFGISIQPAEISKMLMIIFLAGFVSQLGKQVSTRRGFSITLIMSLVPAFLIYSLTRNLSSALIVICIAIAMLFVSCPDYKRFILLGGGAACVAALAIYYAVSSSASSADGLNFRFRRILAWIHPEQFASSTSHQTIQALYAIGSGGLFGKGLGESMQKLGFLPEAQNDMIFSIICEELGLFGAIAIMIMFMLLVWRLKLVADSATDMFGALLVIGVLAHVSIQVILNIAVVTNSIPNTGITLPFISYGGSAVVMQLVEIGIALNVSRISSAEYA; encoded by the coding sequence ATGATGGATGCGCAGGAAAGGGTAAGGGCAAGATTTAAAAAGACCTATTATGTCAACTACGGTCTCATTTTTATAGTGTTATTCCTCCTTGTATTCGGGCTTATCATGCTTCTGTCGACGAGCTCATATGAAGCTAATCTTAAGTTTGGTAATGCCTGGTACTATTTTAAAAGGCAGATGATTTCTACTGCGGCAGGACTTTTGGTCATGCTTGTTGTATCTTTCTGGCCCAATTATAAGATCTACAAAAAGGTGACGATACTGGCATATGGAGGCGCCTGTGCTGCACCTTTTCTTGTAAAGACGCCGCTTGCCTATTCTGCTAACGGTGCTACCAGATGGATCAAGCTCTTTGGGATATCTATCCAGCCTGCAGAGATAAGTAAGATGCTTATGATAATATTCCTTGCGGGATTTGTATCACAGCTTGGTAAGCAGGTATCAACCAGGAGAGGTTTTAGCATAACACTTATTATGTCGCTTGTTCCTGCTTTTTTGATCTATTCGCTCACAAGAAACCTTAGTTCGGCACTTATTGTTATATGTATAGCGATCGCGATGCTCTTTGTATCCTGTCCTGACTATAAAAGATTTATACTGCTTGGCGGAGGCGCTGCCTGCGTGGCGGCACTTGCCATATATTATGCGGTATCGTCTTCTGCATCATCTGCAGATGGTCTTAACTTTAGATTTAGGCGTATTCTGGCATGGATTCATCCTGAGCAGTTCGCAAGCAGCACGAGCCATCAGACCATACAGGCTCTCTATGCAATAGGTTCCGGAGGTCTTTTTGGTAAAGGACTTGGCGAGAGCATGCAAAAACTTGGCTTTCTGCCGGAAGCTCAGAACGATATGATCTTTTCAATAATATGTGAAGAACTGGGCCTTTTTGGAGCTATAGCTATCATGATAATGTTCATGCTCCTTGTATGGAGACTTAAGCTGGTAGCAGACTCGGCTACGGATATGTTCGGAGCGCTTCTTGTTATCGGAGTACTGGCGCATGTTTCTATACAGGTGATCCTTAATATAGCAGTTGTAACTAACAGTATCCCTAATACCGGTATCACACTGCCATTTATAAGTTATGGCGGCTCCGCAGTCGTGATGCAGCTTGTGGAGATAGGGATAGCACTGAACGTATCAAGGATATCTTCTGCTGAGTATGCATAA
- a CDS encoding cell division protein FtsQ/DivIB, which translates to MHKKKSAGSAGVRTVNRSQTARARKAAGNSQTGRTSKIASGGQLARTSKMASGGQVARNGKISGAVRSSRMANDSSYQVSRRTGAPPGYKKAGASYGYKKKTYKGSGAGRQGNHNRTGNSLKLLDNAPRRSYQEKTYLERKFGDRPTPGYVDAERTKKPKKPKKPKISLYDMLRLHKSILILVMTIAVIALLGVGVIEYIRSHYRVQTVNVSGNTYYSDEQIQDMVMNGMFSHNSLFLGFKYHDKSITDIPFIEKITIDIKSADTIDIHVYEKALAGCISYLESYMYFDREGIIVESSSQLLEGVPVVRGLKYDSVVILKPLPVEDNEVFAEILDLTQLLSKYNLQADQMYFDSVYNVYLYFDNIEVAMGSKKNIDEKVIQLPYILPSLEGKKGTLHLEDYDENTDSVRFEEAT; encoded by the coding sequence ATGCATAAGAAAAAGAGTGCAGGTTCCGCCGGTGTAAGGACTGTCAACAGGAGCCAGACAGCCAGAGCAAGGAAGGCGGCAGGTAATAGTCAGACAGGAAGGACATCCAAAATTGCAAGTGGAGGTCAGTTGGCAAGAACCTCCAAGATGGCAAGTGGAGGTCAGGTAGCAAGAAACGGGAAGATATCAGGAGCCGTCCGTAGTTCAAGGATGGCAAATGATAGTTCATATCAGGTAAGCAGAAGAACGGGTGCTCCGCCAGGATATAAGAAAGCCGGAGCTTCCTATGGCTATAAGAAGAAAACTTACAAAGGAAGCGGAGCAGGCAGACAGGGCAACCATAACAGAACAGGCAATTCTCTAAAATTATTGGACAATGCTCCAAGAAGATCTTATCAGGAGAAAACATATCTTGAGAGAAAGTTCGGAGACAGGCCTACTCCGGGATATGTTGATGCCGAAAGAACCAAAAAGCCGAAAAAACCAAAGAAACCCAAGATATCACTATATGATATGTTGAGGCTTCACAAAAGTATCCTGATACTGGTGATGACAATTGCAGTCATAGCCCTCTTAGGAGTAGGTGTTATAGAGTATATAAGGTCTCACTACAGGGTACAGACAGTCAATGTATCCGGTAATACTTATTATAGCGATGAACAGATTCAGGATATGGTGATGAACGGTATGTTCTCTCATAACTCATTGTTTCTGGGATTCAAGTATCATGATAAGTCTATTACTGATATACCTTTTATAGAAAAGATAACAATAGATATAAAGTCTGCTGACACCATCGATATACATGTGTACGAAAAAGCGTTGGCAGGATGTATCAGTTATCTTGAAAGTTATATGTATTTTGACAGAGAAGGAATCATAGTTGAAAGCTCGTCTCAGCTTCTTGAAGGGGTTCCTGTTGTAAGAGGACTAAAATATGACAGCGTAGTTATCTTAAAACCTCTTCCTGTGGAAGATAATGAAGTTTTTGCAGAGATCCTTGATCTGACACAGTTACTGTCCAAATACAATCTACAGGCAGATCAGATGTATTTTGATTCTGTATATAATGTGTATCTTTATTTTGACAATATTGAAGTTGCTATGGGATCAAAGAAAAATATTGACGAAAAAGTGATACAATTACCTTATATCCTTCCTTCTTTGGAAGGGAAAAAGGGAACGCTTCATCTTGAAGACTATGATGAGAATACTGATTCAGTCAGATTTGAGGAAGCGACGTAG
- the ftsZ gene encoding cell division protein FtsZ, with the protein MLEIKSNEAEAACKIIVVGVGGAGNNAVNRMVDENVTGVEFIGMNTDKQALQLCKAPKLLQIGEKLTKGLGAGAKPEVGEKAAEESVEDINSAIKGADMVFVTCGMGGGTGTGAAPIVAKAAKDMGILTVGIVTKPFSFEARTRMQNALMGIENLKNNVDTLIVIPNDKLLQIVDRRTSMPDALKKADEVLQQAVQGITDLINVPGLINLDFADVQTAMKGKGIAHIGIGTGTGDHKAADAVKLAVESPLLDTTISGASDVIINVSGDIGLADASDAASYVQELAGERANIIFGAVYDQSQSDTCNITVIATGIEDRAQAMNISKAAPAENRQAANQTPVQMQGAANVTPRPQVSQPFVRPMQPASIPQPRPFVNPQAMAPQVQPAVQQPTPVEPSVEAEAPTTSRTFFRSDSSVRSTVEPKSLKIPEFLQKK; encoded by the coding sequence TTGCTGGAAATCAAGTCGAATGAGGCTGAAGCTGCGTGCAAAATCATCGTAGTCGGAGTTGGTGGTGCAGGCAACAATGCTGTTAATAGAATGGTTGACGAGAACGTTACCGGTGTCGAGTTTATCGGCATGAATACAGATAAGCAGGCTCTTCAATTATGTAAGGCACCAAAACTTCTGCAGATCGGAGAGAAGCTCACTAAAGGATTGGGAGCTGGTGCTAAACCTGAAGTTGGAGAGAAAGCTGCAGAAGAGAGCGTAGAGGATATCAACAGTGCTATTAAGGGCGCTGATATGGTATTCGTTACATGCGGAATGGGAGGCGGAACCGGAACAGGTGCTGCTCCTATAGTTGCTAAGGCAGCTAAAGATATGGGAATTCTTACGGTTGGTATTGTTACAAAGCCTTTCAGCTTTGAAGCACGTACCAGAATGCAGAATGCCCTTATGGGAATTGAAAATCTTAAGAATAACGTAGATACTCTTATTGTTATCCCGAATGATAAATTATTACAGATAGTAGACCGTCGTACATCTATGCCCGATGCTCTTAAGAAGGCTGACGAAGTCCTTCAGCAGGCTGTTCAGGGTATTACCGATCTTATCAATGTACCTGGTCTTATCAACCTTGACTTTGCTGACGTACAGACAGCTATGAAGGGCAAGGGTATCGCACATATCGGTATTGGTACAGGAACAGGCGATCACAAGGCTGCAGATGCTGTTAAGCTTGCTGTTGAAAGTCCTCTTCTTGATACTACTATTTCCGGTGCATCTGATGTTATCATCAATGTATCCGGTGATATCGGCCTTGCTGATGCATCTGATGCTGCAAGTTATGTTCAGGAACTTGCCGGTGAGAGAGCCAATATCATCTTTGGTGCTGTATATGATCAGTCTCAGTCTGATACATGCAACATCACAGTTATTGCTACAGGAATTGAAGATCGTGCTCAGGCTATGAATATATCCAAAGCCGCTCCTGCAGAGAATAGACAGGCTGCTAATCAGACACCTGTTCAGATGCAGGGTGCTGCGAATGTGACTCCCAGACCACAGGTTTCACAGCCATTTGTAAGACCAATGCAGCCTGCATCTATACCTCAGCCAAGGCCTTTTGTTAATCCTCAGGCTATGGCACCTCAGGTACAGCCTGCTGTACAGCAGCCTACACCTGTTGAGCCTTCGGTTGAAGCAGAGGCACCTACAACATCAAGAACTTTTTTCCGCAGTGATAGCAGTGTAAGGTCTACTGTAGAACCTAAGTCGCTTAAAATTCCTGAGTTTTTACAGAAGAAATAA